From a single Natronorubrum tibetense GA33 genomic region:
- the bluB gene encoding 5,6-dimethylbenzimidazole synthase, with translation MISFTATERDAVYKTIYARRDIRRFRHDPIPEDILERLIQAAHHAPSVGFSQPWDLIVVREDETKTEIAEIADRAIAAAREGYEEPRRSDFAALKLEGIRESPINICVTCDPTRGAPHVLGRSSMQRTDVYSTCLAVQNLWLAARAEGVGVGWVSVLYPYEVQEVLGIPPHVKPVAYLCLGYPEDGFPDEPVLQQEGWRERLAVEELVHDEQWEGDRSHNDDA, from the coding sequence ATGATTTCATTTACGGCGACCGAGCGAGACGCGGTCTACAAGACGATCTACGCTCGGCGTGATATCCGCCGGTTTCGGCACGATCCGATTCCCGAGGACATCCTCGAGCGACTGATTCAGGCCGCCCATCACGCCCCGAGCGTCGGCTTCTCACAGCCGTGGGATCTGATCGTCGTCAGGGAGGACGAGACGAAAACCGAGATCGCCGAGATTGCGGATCGGGCCATCGCGGCCGCTCGCGAGGGCTACGAGGAGCCTCGCCGATCCGACTTCGCCGCCCTAAAACTCGAGGGGATCCGCGAGTCGCCGATCAATATCTGCGTGACCTGCGATCCGACCCGCGGGGCACCCCACGTATTGGGTCGCAGTTCGATGCAGCGAACGGACGTCTACTCGACGTGTCTCGCGGTTCAGAACCTTTGGCTGGCCGCCCGCGCGGAGGGCGTCGGCGTCGGCTGGGTGAGTGTGCTCTATCCGTACGAGGTCCAGGAAGTGCTGGGCATTCCACCCCACGTCAAGCCGGTTGCCTATCTCTGTCTGGGCTACCCTGAAGACGGCTTTCCGGACGAACCCGTGCTCCAACAGGAGGGGTGGCGCGAGCGCCTCGCGGTCGAGGAACTCGTTCACGACGAGCAGTGGGAGGGCGACCGGAGCCACAACGACGACGCGTAA
- a CDS encoding alkaline phosphatase family protein, with translation MGLFDRLRGDGAPRVAFIGVDGVPYSLLSENEELFPNFAAIADEGTAGKISSIVPPESSACWPSLTTGMNPGETGVYGFQDREVGTYDTYVPMGREVQADRVWDRVQEDGRRATVMNVPVTFPPQRNVQRMVSGFLSPGLDKAAYPDDVRDYLETLDYRIDVNPKLGHQGDKTEFIQDAHETIDARFEAFEHYIEEDDWDLFFGVFMTTDRVNHFLFKDYERDGEYKEEFIDFYRKVDDYIGKLREVLPDDVTMIVASDHGFTSLDYEVHFNEWLRAEGWLSFDTDEPEELGDISDDTKAYSFIPGRFYINLEDREPRGGVPEDEYDEVRDELKADLEALEGPDGKKVVERVVEKEAAFRGDHDDIAPDLVAIPNKGFDLKSGFKADSDIFTTGPRNGMHSFDDTSLYIDHPEATIGDADLFDITPTILDLLDVEYSRGEFDGASLV, from the coding sequence ATGGGTCTGTTCGATCGATTGCGGGGCGACGGAGCTCCCCGAGTCGCATTTATTGGGGTCGACGGCGTGCCGTACAGTCTCCTATCGGAGAACGAGGAACTGTTTCCAAACTTCGCTGCGATCGCCGACGAGGGGACGGCGGGCAAGATCTCGAGCATCGTCCCACCGGAATCTAGCGCCTGCTGGCCGTCGCTGACGACCGGAATGAACCCCGGCGAGACAGGCGTCTACGGCTTTCAGGACCGTGAAGTCGGTACCTACGACACCTACGTCCCGATGGGACGAGAAGTCCAGGCCGACCGCGTCTGGGACCGCGTTCAGGAGGACGGTCGCCGCGCGACCGTGATGAACGTCCCCGTTACGTTCCCGCCCCAGCGTAACGTCCAGCGGATGGTCTCGGGCTTTCTCTCGCCGGGGCTGGACAAGGCAGCGTACCCCGACGACGTTCGTGACTACCTCGAGACGCTCGACTACCGAATCGACGTCAACCCGAAACTCGGCCACCAGGGCGATAAGACCGAGTTTATTCAGGATGCCCACGAGACGATCGACGCTCGCTTCGAGGCGTTCGAACACTACATCGAGGAAGACGACTGGGATCTGTTCTTCGGCGTCTTCATGACGACCGACCGGGTCAACCACTTCCTGTTCAAGGACTACGAGCGCGACGGCGAGTACAAAGAGGAGTTTATCGACTTCTATCGGAAGGTCGACGACTACATCGGTAAGCTTCGCGAGGTGCTGCCCGACGACGTCACCATGATCGTCGCCTCCGATCACGGCTTTACGAGCCTCGACTACGAGGTCCACTTCAACGAGTGGCTCCGAGCGGAGGGCTGGCTGTCTTTCGACACGGACGAACCGGAGGAGTTGGGCGACATCTCCGACGATACCAAAGCCTACTCGTTCATCCCCGGCCGGTTCTACATCAACCTCGAGGACCGCGAACCGCGCGGGGGCGTCCCCGAAGACGAGTACGACGAGGTCCGCGACGAACTCAAGGCCGACCTCGAGGCGCTCGAGGGCCCCGACGGCAAGAAGGTCGTCGAGCGCGTGGTCGAGAAGGAGGCGGCGTTCCGCGGCGATCACGACGACATCGCGCCGGACCTGGTGGCGATCCCGAACAAGGGCTTCGACCTCAAATCCGGCTTCAAGGCCGATTCGGACATCTTCACTACCGGACCCCGAAACGGTATGCACAGCTTCGACGACACCTCGCTGTACATCGACCACCCCGAGGCGACGATCGGCGACGCTGACCTCTTCGACATCACACCGACGATCCTCGATCTGCTGGACGTCGAGTACAGCCGCGGCGAGTTCGACGGCGCAAGCCTCGTCTGA
- the mutS gene encoding DNA mismatch repair protein MutS produces MDPALGPPEAMAEKRDELTPMMAQYHDLCARYDDAIVLFQVGDFYETFCGAAERTARLLEIALTSREDSTGEYPMAGIPIDNAESYVETLLEAGYRVAVADQVEEPGESPGVVERAVTRVVTPGTLTEDELLASDDNNFVAAVARGRGSGAKSDDPELALALLDVSTGDFFATSSTSSEAIADEVSRFDPAEAVVGPNAPTDLFAERCMVTPYDATAFDRERAGETVSRYFRNPDALLASDAEIRACGAALAYAEYVRGGEHEGERDTTLEEEAEGGENDTDADDSDRNRLEYITHLTRYDPREYLLLDAVAMRSLELFEPRAVEGREEATLVGVLDETACALGGRTLRDWIRRPLLEPDRIEARLDAVEELTADLQTREPLHDRLRNVYDLERLIGRISRERANARDLRSLRDTLAVVPEIREEIADADCTRLQELHGSLDPLVDVRELIDDAIVSDPPIEITEGDIIAQGYDDGLDELRATARDGKQWIDDLEDGERERTGIDSLKVGYNSVHGYYIEVTNPNLESVPEDYQRRQTLKNSERFVTPELKEREDQIVGAEERADEREYELFCEVRREIAAEVERVQGLADALATLDALVSLATVAAQYDYCRPELLERDERAGLEIDIDGGRHPVVERTQESFVPNDATLTNAQRLAVITGPNMSGKSTYMRQVAQITLLAQVGSFVPARAARLTPADRIFTRVGASDDIAGGRSTFMVEMDELATILREADEHSLVLLDEVGRGTSTADGLAIAQAITEHLHDIVGATALFATHHHPLTELADDLEAAFTLHFEVEQVDGEVVFHHDIAPGAATGSYGVEVATAAGVPADVVERSRELVADAASDGTADDDDVPIDAEATDESTTATASADGGDVPTDIAAELRALDLAHLTPVEALTELDRLKRLLEE; encoded by the coding sequence ATGGATCCGGCGCTTGGCCCTCCCGAGGCGATGGCCGAGAAACGCGACGAACTGACGCCCATGATGGCGCAGTATCACGATCTCTGTGCGCGCTACGACGACGCGATCGTCCTCTTTCAGGTGGGGGATTTCTACGAGACGTTCTGTGGTGCAGCCGAGCGGACCGCGAGGCTGCTCGAGATCGCCCTCACGAGCCGTGAGGACAGCACTGGCGAGTATCCGATGGCCGGCATTCCGATCGACAACGCCGAATCGTACGTCGAGACGTTGCTCGAGGCCGGCTACCGAGTCGCGGTGGCTGATCAGGTCGAAGAACCCGGCGAGTCGCCGGGCGTCGTCGAGCGTGCGGTCACGCGCGTGGTCACGCCCGGGACGCTCACCGAGGACGAACTGCTCGCGAGCGACGACAACAACTTCGTCGCCGCGGTGGCTCGAGGGCGCGGCTCCGGTGCGAAGAGCGACGACCCCGAACTCGCGCTCGCCCTGCTCGACGTCTCGACCGGCGACTTCTTCGCGACGAGTTCGACCTCGAGCGAGGCTATCGCCGACGAAGTGAGCCGATTCGATCCCGCCGAGGCCGTCGTCGGCCCGAACGCGCCGACCGATCTCTTCGCCGAGCGCTGTATGGTGACGCCCTACGACGCGACGGCGTTCGACCGCGAGCGCGCTGGCGAGACCGTCTCGCGGTACTTCCGGAATCCCGACGCCTTACTCGCGAGCGACGCCGAGATTCGGGCCTGCGGCGCGGCACTCGCCTACGCGGAGTACGTCCGCGGCGGCGAACACGAGGGGGAGCGCGATACGACGCTCGAGGAGGAAGCGGAAGGCGGTGAGAACGACACCGACGCCGACGATTCGGACCGCAACCGCCTCGAGTACATCACTCATCTCACCCGCTACGATCCCCGCGAGTACCTCCTGCTCGATGCTGTCGCCATGCGGAGCCTCGAACTGTTCGAGCCGCGAGCCGTGGAGGGCCGCGAGGAGGCGACGCTCGTCGGCGTGCTGGACGAAACCGCCTGTGCGCTGGGCGGCCGAACGCTCCGCGACTGGATTCGACGGCCGCTGCTCGAGCCCGACCGAATCGAGGCGCGGTTGGACGCCGTCGAGGAGTTGACGGCGGACCTCCAGACGCGGGAGCCGCTGCACGACCGACTCCGGAACGTCTACGACCTCGAGCGGCTGATCGGTCGCATCTCTCGCGAACGGGCGAACGCGCGTGACTTGCGCTCGCTCCGGGACACGCTGGCCGTCGTGCCCGAGATTCGCGAGGAGATCGCCGACGCCGACTGTACGCGGCTCCAGGAGCTTCACGGGAGCCTCGACCCGCTCGTCGACGTTCGCGAGTTGATCGACGATGCGATCGTCTCAGACCCCCCGATCGAGATCACCGAGGGCGACATCATCGCACAGGGGTACGACGACGGGCTGGACGAGCTTCGCGCGACCGCACGGGACGGGAAGCAGTGGATCGACGACTTAGAGGACGGCGAGCGCGAGCGAACCGGAATCGATTCGCTGAAAGTTGGCTACAACTCGGTCCACGGCTACTACATCGAGGTGACGAATCCGAACCTCGAGTCGGTCCCCGAGGACTACCAGCGCCGACAGACGCTCAAAAACTCCGAACGGTTCGTCACGCCGGAGCTCAAAGAGCGGGAAGATCAGATCGTCGGTGCCGAGGAACGCGCCGACGAACGCGAGTACGAACTCTTCTGCGAGGTACGTCGCGAGATCGCCGCGGAGGTCGAACGCGTACAGGGACTCGCCGACGCGCTGGCGACGCTCGACGCGCTCGTCTCGCTTGCGACGGTCGCCGCGCAGTACGATTACTGTCGGCCCGAACTGCTCGAGCGCGACGAACGAGCGGGTCTCGAGATCGACATCGACGGCGGCCGTCACCCCGTCGTCGAGCGTACCCAGGAGTCGTTCGTCCCGAACGACGCGACCCTCACGAACGCCCAGCGACTGGCGGTTATCACGGGACCCAACATGTCCGGGAAGTCGACCTACATGCGACAGGTGGCCCAGATCACCCTGCTCGCACAGGTCGGGAGCTTCGTCCCCGCGAGGGCGGCGCGACTCACCCCGGCCGATCGGATATTCACCCGCGTCGGTGCCAGCGACGACATCGCGGGCGGCCGCTCGACGTTCATGGTCGAAATGGACGAACTCGCGACCATCCTGCGCGAGGCCGACGAGCACTCGCTGGTCTTGCTCGATGAAGTGGGTCGGGGCACCTCGACCGCAGACGGCCTCGCCATCGCACAGGCGATCACCGAACACCTCCACGATATCGTCGGTGCGACGGCGCTCTTCGCGACGCACCACCATCCGCTGACCGAGTTGGCGGACGATCTCGAGGCCGCCTTCACGCTCCACTTCGAGGTCGAGCAGGTCGACGGCGAGGTCGTCTTCCACCACGATATCGCGCCGGGGGCGGCGACGGGCTCCTACGGGGTGGAGGTCGCGACGGCCGCGGGCGTTCCGGCCGACGTGGTCGAGCGCTCGAGAGAACTGGTCGCAGACGCTGCCAGTGACGGGACTGCGGACGATGACGACGTGCCGATCGACGCGGAGGCGACCGACGAGTCGACGACGGCTACAGCGAGTGCCGACGGTGGAGACGTGCCGACCGACATCGCGGCCGAACTGCGGGCGCTCGATCTGGCTCACCTGACCCCCGTCGAGGCGCTGACGGAACTGGACCGATTGAAGCGATTACTCGAGGAGTGA
- the nucS gene encoding endonuclease NucS, translated as MTPGTPTTQRSQAVTLEQPTLEAACEAIADGLEREALVTVFGRCTVDYDGRASSTLEAGDRHVMLKPDGAALVHTDEGQQPVNWQPPGCDHDVRCDGGADGESDPELILESVRSTPDERLCVRFEEVLQVSTFFGADENELALSGTEEDLRQRILDEPALLETGFTPLATERDTPAGAIDIYGEDAAGRSVVVELKRRRVGPDAVSQLRRYVDALERDLHADAAVRGFLVAPSVTDRATRLLSDHGFEFVPLEPPAE; from the coding sequence GTGACACCCGGGACACCGACGACGCAGCGGTCGCAGGCGGTCACCCTCGAGCAGCCCACCCTCGAGGCGGCCTGCGAGGCGATCGCCGACGGCCTCGAGCGCGAGGCCCTCGTAACGGTCTTCGGCCGCTGTACGGTCGACTACGACGGCCGGGCCTCGAGCACGCTCGAGGCGGGCGACCGCCACGTGATGTTGAAACCCGACGGCGCGGCGCTGGTCCACACCGACGAGGGACAACAGCCGGTCAACTGGCAGCCGCCGGGCTGTGACCACGACGTTCGCTGCGATGGTGGGGCCGACGGCGAAAGCGATCCCGAACTGATCCTCGAGAGCGTTCGGTCGACGCCGGACGAACGGCTGTGCGTTCGCTTCGAGGAGGTCCTGCAGGTCTCGACGTTCTTCGGCGCGGACGAAAACGAACTCGCTCTTTCGGGGACCGAAGAGGACCTCCGCCAGCGGATACTCGACGAACCCGCCCTGCTCGAGACCGGCTTCACTCCGCTCGCGACGGAACGCGACACGCCCGCGGGGGCGATCGACATCTACGGCGAGGACGCGGCGGGACGGAGCGTCGTCGTCGAACTCAAACGTCGACGCGTCGGCCCTGACGCCGTGAGCCAGCTTCGCCGGTACGTCGACGCACTCGAGCGCGATCTCCACGCCGACGCCGCGGTTCGGGGCTTTCTCGTCGCCCCCTCCGTCACTGATCGCGCCACCCGCTTGCTCAGCGATCACGGCTTCGAGTTCGTTCCGCTCGAGCCGCCTGCGGAGTGA
- a CDS encoding DUF371 domain-containing protein — protein MEEIIRARGHEHVSAEHSSTFEITTDDFLTPAGDCILAIEADRAPADFDPDFVAACQDSGATITVTIEAGGYTESVTGRGDPDLEFTNERSAVGRTSEYVDDRTIVNDAEFAAEGFDRDLVAALADGAEVTVTISVE, from the coding sequence ATGGAAGAAATCATCCGCGCCCGCGGCCACGAGCACGTTAGCGCCGAACACTCGAGCACGTTCGAAATTACGACCGACGACTTTCTCACGCCCGCCGGCGACTGCATTCTCGCGATTGAGGCCGACCGCGCGCCAGCGGACTTCGACCCCGACTTCGTCGCAGCCTGCCAGGATTCGGGCGCGACGATCACGGTCACGATCGAGGCTGGCGGCTATACCGAATCGGTAACTGGACGGGGCGATCCCGACCTCGAATTTACGAACGAGCGCAGCGCGGTGGGTCGAACGAGCGAGTACGTCGACGACCGAACGATCGTCAACGACGCCGAGTTCGCGGCTGAGGGGTTCGACCGGGACCTGGTTGCCGCGCTGGCCGATGGGGCCGAGGTGACGGTAACGATTAGCGTCGAGTGA
- a CDS encoding sensor histidine kinase: protein MGGSIRVLYADTAPTETAAGLERADDRFIVETVTSVDDGLERLTNADIDCIVSTHDTPEIDAIDFLEAVRAEDTDLPVVLFTENGDEALASDVISAGVTDYLRRAAGTDRYEMLATRIVDAVDGSEESSQRRQSALKALHKVATTLQTEETVTAVCERTVAAAADILEFHMCSVILREGEWLVPYAVSAGAQPDGSRRMRIDQGLAGKTYQRGESSVVADVGPDDETDPAKPTYRSAISVPIGDRGVFQAVSTTPNTFDTEDIELAELLVSHTASVVKQLEREEVLRRQNDRLDAFASIVSHDLRNPLNVAEGRLELARESCDNEHLDDIAVALDRMDALIDDVLTLSRQGEAVRDPEPVSLSELCRESWENVATGGATLILDLDRRIWADRSRLQALLENLFRNSVEHGSTNPASQTRQDPAHKDGDLTVTGGTLEDGTGFYVEDDGTGIPEAERESVFESGYSTVPAGTGLGLAIVSDIVAAHGWNRTVATGADGGARFEISGVEWVESERSDCYSTDSSTSK, encoded by the coding sequence ATGGGGGGTTCGATCCGGGTGCTGTACGCCGATACCGCGCCGACCGAAACGGCGGCCGGTCTCGAGCGCGCAGACGACCGATTCATCGTCGAGACGGTGACGAGTGTGGACGACGGGCTCGAGCGCCTCACCAACGCCGATATCGACTGCATCGTCAGTACACACGATACGCCCGAGATCGACGCGATCGATTTTCTCGAGGCTGTCAGAGCGGAAGACACCGACCTACCGGTCGTTCTGTTCACCGAGAACGGGGACGAGGCCCTCGCCAGCGACGTGATCTCCGCCGGCGTCACCGACTACCTGCGGCGAGCCGCCGGAACGGATCGGTACGAAATGCTGGCGACTCGGATCGTCGACGCCGTTGACGGCAGTGAGGAGAGCAGCCAACGGCGCCAGTCCGCCCTGAAAGCCCTACACAAGGTTGCGACGACGCTTCAGACTGAAGAAACGGTGACGGCAGTCTGCGAGCGAACCGTCGCGGCGGCGGCCGACATCCTGGAGTTCCACATGTGCAGTGTTATACTGCGCGAGGGGGAGTGGCTCGTCCCCTACGCCGTCTCGGCGGGCGCACAGCCGGACGGGAGTCGACGAATGCGGATCGATCAGGGTCTCGCCGGGAAAACGTACCAGCGCGGCGAGTCGTCCGTCGTGGCCGACGTCGGTCCGGACGACGAAACGGATCCGGCGAAGCCGACGTACCGCTCCGCGATCAGCGTCCCGATCGGCGACCGCGGCGTCTTTCAGGCGGTGAGCACCACTCCGAACACGTTCGATACGGAGGACATCGAGCTCGCGGAACTGCTCGTGAGTCACACGGCGAGCGTCGTCAAACAACTCGAGCGCGAGGAGGTCCTCAGGCGGCAAAACGACCGCCTCGACGCCTTCGCGAGCATCGTCAGCCACGACCTCCGAAATCCGTTAAACGTGGCCGAAGGGCGACTCGAACTCGCTCGAGAATCGTGCGATAACGAGCATCTCGACGACATCGCCGTGGCGCTCGATCGGATGGACGCGTTGATCGACGACGTGTTGACCCTCTCCCGTCAGGGCGAGGCTGTTCGCGATCCCGAACCCGTCTCGCTCTCCGAACTGTGTCGGGAGAGCTGGGAGAACGTTGCGACTGGCGGGGCGACGCTTATTCTCGATCTCGACCGGAGAATCTGGGCCGACCGATCCCGCCTGCAGGCGCTGCTGGAGAATCTGTTTCGGAATTCAGTGGAGCACGGCTCGACGAACCCCGCCTCGCAAACTCGGCAGGACCCCGCACACAAGGACGGCGACCTTACGGTGACGGGCGGGACACTCGAGGACGGAACCGGATTCTACGTCGAAGACGACGGTACGGGCATCCCGGAAGCCGAACGGGAATCGGTCTTCGAGAGCGGCTACTCCACCGTCCCGGCTGGCACCGGGCTCGGACTCGCGATCGTGAGCGATATCGTCGCCGCTCACGGCTGGAACCGTACCGTGGCTACGGGTGCTGATGGTGGTGCGCGGTTCGAGATCTCCGGCGTGGAGTGGGTGGAAAGCGAGCGCTCGGACTGTTACTCCACGGATTCCTCGACCTCGAAGTAG
- a CDS encoding EamA family transporter, which produces MSRYAVSLAVVAMLSWGVWTVIANEATRTIDPELAMILSYSAAVAVAVGYVSVLNDPVSLERTGVVLALAAGVFAGIGAVAFYMGLNSGRAGIVTTVSAMYFIVAVVLAAIFLGESLAPTDLLGIAFAILAVVLLAS; this is translated from the coding sequence ATGAGCCGATACGCCGTCTCGCTGGCCGTGGTCGCGATGCTCAGCTGGGGCGTCTGGACGGTGATCGCGAACGAGGCCACTCGAACGATCGATCCCGAGCTCGCGATGATTCTCTCCTACTCCGCCGCCGTCGCCGTGGCCGTCGGCTACGTTTCGGTGTTGAACGACCCCGTCTCGCTCGAGCGAACGGGCGTGGTGCTCGCGCTCGCTGCGGGAGTGTTCGCCGGGATCGGTGCTGTCGCGTTCTACATGGGTCTAAACTCCGGGCGAGCGGGGATCGTCACGACCGTCTCGGCGATGTACTTCATCGTCGCCGTGGTCCTCGCCGCGATATTCCTCGGTGAGTCGCTCGCACCGACGGATCTGCTCGGGATCGCCTTCGCGATACTGGCGGTCGTTCTCCTCGCGAGCTAG
- a CDS encoding endonuclease III domain-containing protein, whose translation MSDEPDLESDREPSMNISGGVEGGGVAAEFDPATADTRTEEVVDRLGELYWQKTYGGQDAFTCLVRTILSQNTSDKASQPAHDALIERYNAEDIDLAASLENAEQSELAETISGAGLYNQKSETLIDTAEWVLEEFGSATAFDDYVKDEDPSEVRATLLSVRGVGPKTADCVLLFAGGRGGVFPVDTHVHRIYRRLGIAPADADHEAVRAVLERDIPAAKCGFAHTATIQFGREYCTARKPACLEDPDACPMGDLCDQVGVYPETNEVVDPTEAPEAGD comes from the coding sequence ATGAGCGACGAGCCGGACCTCGAGTCGGATCGCGAACCGTCGATGAACATCAGCGGCGGCGTCGAGGGCGGCGGCGTCGCGGCCGAGTTCGATCCCGCGACCGCGGACACCCGCACCGAGGAGGTCGTCGATCGACTTGGCGAACTGTACTGGCAGAAGACCTACGGCGGACAGGACGCCTTCACCTGTCTCGTTCGGACGATTTTGAGCCAGAACACCAGCGACAAGGCGAGCCAGCCGGCTCACGACGCGCTGATCGAGCGATACAATGCCGAGGACATCGACCTCGCAGCGTCGCTCGAGAACGCAGAGCAGTCCGAACTCGCCGAGACGATCAGCGGCGCGGGCCTCTACAACCAGAAATCCGAGACGCTGATCGACACCGCTGAGTGGGTCCTCGAGGAGTTTGGCTCCGCCACTGCGTTCGACGACTACGTCAAGGACGAGGACCCCTCGGAAGTCCGAGCGACGCTTCTCTCCGTCCGCGGCGTCGGGCCGAAGACCGCGGACTGCGTCCTCCTCTTTGCGGGCGGCCGCGGCGGCGTCTTTCCCGTCGACACCCACGTTCACCGAATCTATCGGCGGCTGGGGATCGCCCCCGCGGACGCGGATCACGAGGCGGTTCGGGCCGTTCTCGAGCGCGATATCCCCGCTGCGAAATGTGGCTTCGCCCACACGGCAACGATCCAGTTCGGCCGTGAGTACTGCACGGCGCGAAAACCGGCCTGTCTTGAGGACCCCGACGCCTGTCCCATGGGTGATCTCTGCGACCAGGTCGGCGTCTACCCCGAGACGAACGAGGTCGTCGATCCGACAGAGGCACCCGAAGCGGGCGACTGA
- a CDS encoding beta-CASP ribonuclease aCPSF1 yields MSTVEQQLDDLKAEITSELPTDISVSSVKYEGPELVVYTRDPKKFAQQGDLIRKLASKLRKRITVRPDPSVLSRPDEAREQIMNVIPEEAGVTDLDFHADTGEVVIEAEKPGMVIGRHGSTLRDITKNVGWTPEVVRTPPIESSTVSNVRSFLKQERDERRDILEKVGRQIHREEMSDDEYVRITTLGCCREVGRAAFILSTPETRILIDCGDKPGAEGEVPYLHAPEALGAGPQTIDAVVLTHAHLDHSALIPLLFKYGYDGPIYCTEPTRDLMGLLTLDYLDVAAKEGRAPPYESEQVREAIKHCIPLEYGDVTDIAPDVKLTFHNAGHILGSAVSHFHIGDGLYNVCFSGDIHYEDTRLFNGATNDFPRVETLVLESTYGGRNDYQTDQQDSEEKLKEVITETYEKGGKVVIPAFAVGRSQEIMLVLEQAMRSGDIPEMPVHLDGMIWEATAIHTTYPEYLRDDLRDRIFHDDENPFLAEEFNHIDAGEEERQEVADGEPCIILSTSGMVTGGPIMSWLGHLGPDPDSTLVFVGYQAQGTLGRRIQNGWDEIPTSEVGAMGSGGNGRGTLSLNMNVETVDGFSGHADRAGLENFVKTMNPRPEKVLCVHGDERSTQDLSSALYHDYNMRTFAPKNLETFRFL; encoded by the coding sequence ATGAGTACTGTAGAGCAGCAACTCGACGATTTGAAAGCAGAGATCACGAGCGAGCTACCGACCGATATCTCGGTCTCCTCGGTGAAGTACGAAGGCCCCGAACTGGTGGTCTACACGCGTGACCCGAAGAAGTTCGCCCAGCAGGGCGACCTCATTCGCAAACTCGCGAGCAAACTCCGAAAGCGGATCACCGTTCGCCCGGATCCGAGCGTCCTCTCGCGGCCCGACGAGGCCCGCGAGCAGATCATGAACGTCATCCCCGAAGAGGCGGGGGTCACGGATCTGGACTTCCACGCCGACACCGGCGAGGTCGTCATTGAGGCCGAGAAGCCTGGCATGGTGATCGGCCGTCACGGCTCGACGCTCCGCGATATCACGAAGAACGTCGGCTGGACGCCCGAAGTCGTCCGGACGCCGCCGATCGAGTCCTCGACGGTCTCGAACGTTCGGAGCTTCCTCAAGCAAGAACGTGACGAGCGACGCGACATTTTAGAGAAGGTCGGCCGGCAGATCCACCGCGAGGAGATGTCAGACGACGAGTACGTCCGGATCACGACGCTCGGCTGCTGTCGCGAAGTCGGTCGCGCCGCCTTTATCCTCTCGACCCCCGAGACGCGCATTCTCATCGACTGCGGAGACAAACCCGGCGCTGAGGGCGAGGTACCGTACCTCCACGCGCCCGAGGCCCTCGGTGCGGGTCCACAGACCATCGACGCGGTCGTCCTCACTCACGCCCACCTCGACCACTCCGCGCTCATCCCGCTGCTGTTCAAGTACGGCTACGACGGCCCGATCTACTGTACCGAGCCCACACGAGATCTGATGGGACTGCTCACGCTCGACTACCTCGACGTCGCGGCCAAGGAAGGCCGCGCGCCGCCGTACGAGTCGGAGCAGGTTCGCGAGGCGATCAAACACTGCATCCCACTCGAGTACGGCGACGTCACCGATATCGCGCCGGACGTCAAACTCACCTTCCACAACGCGGGTCACATTCTGGGCTCGGCCGTCTCGCACTTCCACATCGGCGACGGTCTCTACAACGTCTGCTTCTCGGGTGACATTCACTACGAGGATACGCGGCTGTTCAACGGCGCGACCAACGACTTCCCGCGGGTCGAGACGCTCGTCCTCGAGTCGACCTACGGCGGTCGCAACGATTACCAGACCGATCAGCAAGACTCCGAAGAGAAGCTCAAAGAGGTCATCACGGAGACCTACGAGAAGGGCGGTAAAGTCGTCATCCCCGCGTTCGCGGTGGGTCGCTCACAGGAGATCATGCTCGTTCTCGAGCAGGCGATGCGCAGCGGTGATATCCCTGAGATGCCGGTTCATCTCGATGGAATGATCTGGGAGGCGACGGCCATCCACACGACCTATCCGGAGTATCTACGCGACGACCTCCGGGATCGGATCTTCCACGACGACGAGAACCCGTTCCTCGCGGAGGAGTTCAACCACATCGACGCCGGCGAGGAGGAACGGCAGGAGGTCGCCGACGGTGAACCCTGCATCATCCTCTCGACGTCGGGGATGGTCACCGGCGGTCCGATCATGTCCTGGCTCGGCCACCTCGGCCCCGACCCGGACTCGACGCTCGTCTTCGTCGGCTACCAGGCCCAGGGAACCCTCGGTCGCCGCATCCAGAACGGCTGGGACGAGATTCCGACCAGCGAGGTCGGGGCGATGGGATCGGGCGGCAACGGCCGCGGCACCCTCTCGCTGAACATGAACGTCGAGACGGTCGACGGCTTCTCCGGCCACGCCGACCGCGCTGGCCTCGAGAACTTCGTCAAGACGATGAATCCTCGACCCGAGAAGGTCCTTTGTGTCCACGGCGACGAGCGGTCCACGCAGGATCTCTCCTCGGCGCTCTATCACGACTACAACATGCGTACCTTCGCGCCGAAGAACCTCGAGACGTTCCGGTTCCTCTAA